One Dioscorea cayenensis subsp. rotundata cultivar TDr96_F1 chromosome 15, TDr96_F1_v2_PseudoChromosome.rev07_lg8_w22 25.fasta, whole genome shotgun sequence genomic region harbors:
- the LOC120277865 gene encoding auxin-responsive protein SAUR71-like has protein sequence MKQLIRRLARVADGGDYEPLRSSKEPRERVPEGHVPVYVGKEMERFAVKAELLGRPAFLELLRRSAQEYGYEQSGVLRIPCPVPLFKHVLQLMVAAGGGFDAAEAIVRSLPEDPSADDDDDDDDTALQ, from the coding sequence ATGAAGCAGCTGATCCGGCGGCTGGCGAGGGTGGCGGACGGCGGCGATTACGAGCCTCTTAGGTCAAGCAAAGAGCCAAGGGAGAGGGTGCCGGAAGGGCATGTGCCAGTCTACGTAGGGAAGGAGATGGAGAGGTTTGCCGTTAAGGCGGAATTGCTCGGACGACCGGCGTTCCTTGAGCTCCTGCGGAGATCGGCGCAGGAGTACGGCTACGAACAGAGCGGCGTGCTCCGGATCCCCTGTCCGGTGCCGCTGTTCAAGCATGTGCTTCAGTTGATGGTCGCCGCCGGTGGTGGATTCGACGCCGCTGAGGCGATCGTTCGTTCCTTGCCGGAGGATCCCTCCgccgacgacgacgacgacgacgatgaCACCGCCTTGCAAtaa